The following proteins come from a genomic window of Natronosalvus vescus:
- a CDS encoding anthranilate synthase component I family protein produces MNEPRVVIDEADVLHLVEAIGDGDEGGNGAIDGAPSLRVPVEVRVSVDDPFLAYRRARDDSGGAFFETTGGQSGWGYFGVEPVERVTVGADAEICPIESAGQPPITAEESEATIDTPETISPTLAALEGLLETATLVRGDCDVPYPCGVLGWLSYDVARELESLPGSAVDDRGLPRLEVGLFDRLAAWECPVDDGPVTLRVTACPRIHREELLEDGELEDNWEDVATATYERGRERALELARSAVEGDPTVGSPAVAAPDATFESTCGREAFADRVRRVKEYVRDGDTFQANISQRLAAPAAVNPVAAYDALREVNPAPYSCLFEGRAADLVSASPELLLERDGDFVRTEPIAGTRTRGGTKAEDEALEADLLGDDKERAEHAMLVDLERNDFGKICAYGSVDVSEYRRVDRYSEVMHLVSNVTGRLRPDASLADAIAATFPGGTITGAPKPRTMEIIDELEDTRRGPYTGGVGIFGFDGRATINIIIRTLVRYEDEYHLRVGAGIVHDSDPYREYDETLAKAQALLNAINAALGERAGMAVSLEAGVGVEEGENDD; encoded by the coding sequence ATGAACGAACCGCGTGTCGTCATCGACGAGGCGGACGTGCTCCATCTCGTCGAGGCGATCGGGGATGGGGACGAGGGTGGGAACGGGGCCATCGACGGCGCCCCCTCCCTCCGCGTTCCCGTCGAAGTCCGGGTTTCCGTCGACGATCCATTTCTCGCCTACCGGCGAGCCCGAGACGATTCCGGCGGTGCCTTCTTCGAGACGACAGGCGGCCAGTCGGGATGGGGATACTTCGGCGTCGAGCCGGTGGAGCGGGTGACGGTCGGCGCTGACGCCGAGATCTGCCCCATCGAATCGGCAGGCCAGCCACCGATCACCGCCGAGGAATCGGAGGCGACGATCGACACACCCGAGACGATTTCACCGACGCTCGCAGCACTCGAGGGCCTGCTCGAGACGGCGACGCTCGTTCGCGGCGACTGCGACGTGCCCTACCCCTGTGGCGTCCTCGGCTGGCTCTCGTACGACGTCGCCCGAGAACTCGAGTCGCTGCCGGGGTCGGCCGTCGACGATCGTGGACTGCCCCGACTGGAGGTGGGCCTGTTCGACCGCCTCGCCGCCTGGGAGTGTCCTGTCGACGACGGCCCAGTCACGCTTCGGGTGACTGCGTGCCCGCGAATCCATCGGGAGGAGCTACTCGAGGACGGCGAACTCGAGGACAACTGGGAGGACGTCGCAACGGCGACCTACGAACGCGGTCGCGAGCGTGCGCTCGAGTTAGCACGTTCGGCGGTCGAGGGCGACCCTACCGTTGGATCGCCTGCAGTGGCCGCCCCGGACGCAACCTTTGAGAGTACCTGCGGGCGCGAGGCGTTCGCCGACCGCGTTCGGCGGGTCAAGGAGTACGTGCGCGATGGCGACACCTTCCAGGCGAACATCTCTCAGCGACTGGCCGCGCCAGCGGCCGTCAACCCCGTCGCCGCCTACGACGCGCTCCGCGAGGTGAACCCCGCGCCGTACTCGTGTCTGTTCGAGGGACGAGCCGCCGATCTCGTGAGTGCGAGCCCGGAACTGTTGCTCGAGCGCGACGGCGACTTCGTCCGAACGGAGCCGATCGCTGGAACCCGCACGCGCGGTGGGACGAAGGCCGAGGACGAGGCACTCGAGGCGGACTTGCTCGGCGACGACAAAGAGCGGGCCGAACATGCCATGCTCGTCGACCTCGAGCGGAACGACTTCGGGAAAATCTGTGCCTACGGCAGCGTCGACGTATCGGAGTACCGGCGGGTGGATCGCTACTCCGAAGTAATGCACCTCGTCTCGAACGTGACCGGTCGGCTGCGCCCCGACGCATCGCTGGCCGACGCCATCGCGGCAACGTTCCCCGGGGGGACGATTACTGGTGCGCCGAAGCCGCGGACGATGGAGATCATCGACGAACTCGAAGACACACGTCGCGGGCCCTACACCGGTGGCGTCGGGATCTTCGGCTTCGATGGACGAGCGACGATCAACATCATCATCCGGACGCTCGTCCGATACGAGGACGAGTACCACCTCCGTGTGGGTGCCGGGATCGTCCACGACTCCGACCCCTACCGGGAGTACGACGAGACGCTCGCGAAAGCCCAGGCGCTGTTGAACGCGATCAACGCCGCGCTCGGCGAGCGGGCGGGGATGGCAGTGTCGCTCGAGGCCGGCGTCGGGGTTGAGGAGGGTGAGAACGATGACTGA
- a CDS encoding anthranilate synthase component II: MTDEPTRTTTGEASTRILVIDNYDSFVYNLVQYVGEVADEVIVRRNDALTLEAVRDLDPTGIVVSPGPGTPAEAGISIPLFADLERPILGVCLGHQALCAANGAPVVYAPEVVHGKPSVIEHAGEGLFEHLPDRIQVGRYHSLAVERDALPDSLVETASTADERDVLMAVRHCERPHIGVQFHPESILTRETVGGNGTGGTGRTDGTDGTVEAISSSADSAASSGERISLEMGKTMIRNFCTLAVDHAGRES, translated from the coding sequence ATGACTGACGAACCGACGAGGACGACGACGGGAGAAGCGTCCACCAGAATCCTCGTAATCGACAACTACGACTCGTTCGTGTACAACCTGGTGCAGTACGTCGGCGAAGTCGCCGACGAGGTGATCGTCCGCCGGAACGACGCGCTGACCCTCGAGGCCGTTCGCGACCTCGATCCGACCGGGATCGTCGTCTCGCCCGGGCCGGGCACGCCAGCGGAGGCGGGGATCTCTATTCCGCTCTTCGCCGACCTCGAGCGCCCAATTCTGGGGGTGTGTCTCGGCCACCAGGCGCTGTGTGCGGCCAACGGGGCACCCGTCGTCTATGCCCCTGAGGTCGTTCACGGCAAGCCGTCGGTGATCGAGCACGCAGGGGAGGGGCTATTCGAACACCTGCCCGACCGCATCCAGGTCGGTCGCTATCACTCCCTGGCGGTCGAACGTGACGCGCTTCCGGATTCGCTGGTCGAGACCGCGAGTACGGCCGACGAACGCGACGTGTTGATGGCCGTTCGGCACTGTGAGCGGCCGCACATCGGGGTTCAGTTCCACCCCGAGAGTATTCTGACTCGAGAGACGGTCGGTGGGAACGGGACAGGCGGGACGGGAAGGACCGACGGGACAGACGGGACAGTCGAAGCAATATCCAGTTCCGCCGATTCCGCCGCCTCGAGCGGCGAACGGATCTCCCTCGAGATGGGAAAGACGATGATTCGAAACTTCTGTACGCTGGCGGTCGATCACGCCGGGAGGGAGTCGTGA